The following proteins are encoded in a genomic region of Zea mays cultivar B73 chromosome 9, Zm-B73-REFERENCE-NAM-5.0, whole genome shotgun sequence:
- the LOC100279870 gene encoding Omega-amidase, chloroplastic-like isoform 2 (isoform 2 is encoded by transcript variant 2): MVAAAAAAAAATATATATATAAALLAPGLKLCAGRARVSSPSGLPPRRVTAMASAPNSSFRPEEARYPPALELPIPRLSKFKVALCQLSVTADKSRNIAHARAAIEKAASDGAKLVVLPEIWNGPYSNDSFPEYAEDIEAGGDAAPSFSMLSEVARSLQITLVGGSIAERSGNNLYNTCCVFGSDGQLKGKHRKIHLFDIDIPGKITFKESKTLTAGQSPTVVDTDVGRIGIGICYDIRFQELAMLYAARGAHLLCYPGAFNMTTGPLHWELLQRARAADNQLFVATCAPARDTSAGYVAWGHSTLVGPFGEVIATTEHEEATIIADIDYSLIEQRRQFLPVQHQRRGDLYQLVDVQRLGSQ, from the exons ATGgtagccgcagccgcagccgcagctGCAGCCACAGCCACAGCCACAGCCACAGCCACAGCCGCCGCGCTCCTCGCCCCCGGTCTAAAGCTCTGCGCGGGCCGCGCGCGCGTCTCCTCTCCCTCCGGCCTCCCACCCCGCCGCGTCACTGCCATGGCCTCCGCCCCCAACTCCTCCTTCCGCCCAGAGGAGGCGCGCTACCCTCCCGCCCTCGAGCTCCCGATCCCGCGGCTCTCCAAG TTCAAGGTGGCGCTGTGCCAGCTCTCGGTGACGGCGGACAAGAGTCGCAACATCGCGCACGCGCGAGCGGCCATCGAGAAGGCAGCCTCCGACGGCGCCAAGCTCGTGGTTCTCCCC GAGATATGGAATGGCCCTTACTCAAATGACAGCTTTCCAGAGTACGCCGAGGACATTGAAGCTGGCGGAGATGCAGCCCCTTCATTTTCAATGCTGTCAGAGGTTGCTCGCAGTTTACAAATCACTCTTGTTGGTGGGTCCATAGCTGAACGTTCTGGCAACAACTTATACAATACATGCTGTGTCTTTGGTTCAGATGGCCAGCTGAAGGGTAAACATAGAAAG ATCCATCTTTTCGACATTGACATTCCAGGAAAGATCACTTTCAAGGAATCAAAGACTCTTACTGCTGGGCAGAGCCCTACTGTTGTAGACACAG ATGTTGGGCGCATTGGTATTGGTATATGCTATGACATCCGTTTCCAGGAACTAGCAATGTTATATGCTGCAAGAG GTGCTCATTTGTTGTGCTATCCTGGTGCATTCAACATGACTACTGGACCACTGCATTGGGAGTTGCTGCAAAGGGCGAG GGCTGCAGACAATCAG CTGTTTGTTGCAACATGCGCTCCAGCTCGAGATACCAGTGCAGGCTATGTTGCTTGGGGACACTCCACTCTTGTTGGACCT TTCGGAGAGGTGATTGCTACAACGGAGCATGAGGAGGCGACCATAATAGCAGATATTGACTACTCACTGATTGAGCAGAGGAG GCAATTTCTTCCTGTGCAACACCAGCGGCGTGGCGATCTCTATCAGCTGGTAGATGTCCAGAGACTGGGTTCTCAGTAG
- the LOC103639523 gene encoding solute carrier family 25 member 44 produces MSFGTVGMEEESGAAAAAAAAEEIRRLPAEVNWEMLDKSRFFVLGAALFSGVSAALYPAVVVKTHLQVAPPPQAARATAAAILRRDGLRGFYRGFGASLGGTVPARALYMAALEATKSSVGPAAVRLGVSEPAASAAASAAAGVSAAVAAQVVWTPVDVISQRLMVQTPACCRYRGGVDACRKILLADGVRGLYRGFGLSILTYAPSNAVWWSTYAVAQRCLWRAVGPERSESCASLMAVQGASAAVAGGAAALVTMPLDTVKTRLQVMEADAARPTLASTVRGLLREGGWAACYRGLVPRWGSMSLSAATMVTTYEFLKRLSAKDGSLG; encoded by the coding sequence ATGAGCTTCGGTACTGTGGGCATGGAGGAGGAGAGCGGCGCCGCGGCGGCGGCCGCAGCGGCGGAGGAGATCCGGCGGCTGCCGGCCGAGGTGAACTGGGAGATGCTCGACAAGTCGCGGTTCTTCGTCCTCGGCGCGGCGCTCTTCTCGGGCGTGTCCGCAGCGCTGTACCCGGCCGTGGTGGTGAAGACGCACCTGCAGGTGGCGCCGCCGCCACAGGCGGCCAGGGCGACGGCCGCCGCCATCCTACGGCGGGACGGCCTGCGGGGGTTCTACCGCGGGTTCGGCGCGTCGCTGGGCGGCACggtgcccgcgcgcgcgctctacATGGCGGCGCTCGAGGCCACCAAGAGCTCCGTCGGGCCGGCCGCCGTCCGGCTGGGCGTGTCCGAGCCCGCCGCGTcggccgccgcctccgccgcggcGGGCGTGTCCGCGGCTGTCGCGGCGCAGGTGGTGTGGACCCCCGTGGACGTCATCAGCCAGCGGCTGATGGTCCAGACCCCCGCGTGCTGCCGCTACCGCGGCGGCGTGGACGCCTGCAGGAAGATCCTCCTCGCGGACGGCGTCCGCGGCCTGTACCGCGGGTTCGGCCTGTCCATCCTCACCTACGCGCCGTCCAACGCGGTGTGGTGGTCGACGTACGCCGTGGCGCAGCGGTGCCTGTGGCGCGCCGTCGGGCCCGAGCGCTCCGAGAGCTGCGCCTCCCTGATGGCCGTGCAGGGCGCGAGCGCGGCCGTGGCCGGTGGCGCCGCGGCGCTGGTGACCATGCCGCTGGACACCGTGAAGACGCGGCTGCAGGTGATGGAGGCGGACGCGGCGCGGCCCACGCTCGCGAGCACCGTGCGCGGGCTGCTCAGGGAGGGCGGCTGGGCGGCGTGCTACCGCGGGCTGGTGCCCAGGTGGGGGTCCATGTCGCTGTCCGCGGCCACCATGGTGACCACCTACGAGTTCCTCAAGCGGCTCTCCGCCAAGGACGGCTCCTTGGGCTAG
- the LOC100279870 gene encoding Omega-amidase, chloroplastic-like isoform 1 (isoform 1 is encoded by transcript variant 1): MVAAAAAAAAATATATATATAAALLAPGLKLCAGRARVSSPSGLPPRRVTAMASAPNSSFRPEEARYPPALELPIPRLSKFKVALCQLSVTADKSRNIAHARAAIEKAASDGAKLVVLPEIWNGPYSNDSFPEYAEDIEAGGDAAPSFSMLSEVARSLQITLVGGSIAERSGNNLYNTCCVFGSDGQLKGKHRKIHLFDIDIPGKITFKESKTLTAGQSPTVVDTDVGRIGIGICYDIRFQELAMLYAARGAHLLCYPGAFNMTTGPLHWELLQRASISKSSSKQVRTLIRTHNSWRAADNQLFVATCAPARDTSAGYVAWGHSTLVGPFGEVIATTEHEEATIIADIDYSLIEQRRQFLPVQHQRRGDLYQLVDVQRLGSQ, encoded by the exons ATGgtagccgcagccgcagccgcagctGCAGCCACAGCCACAGCCACAGCCACAGCCACAGCCGCCGCGCTCCTCGCCCCCGGTCTAAAGCTCTGCGCGGGCCGCGCGCGCGTCTCCTCTCCCTCCGGCCTCCCACCCCGCCGCGTCACTGCCATGGCCTCCGCCCCCAACTCCTCCTTCCGCCCAGAGGAGGCGCGCTACCCTCCCGCCCTCGAGCTCCCGATCCCGCGGCTCTCCAAG TTCAAGGTGGCGCTGTGCCAGCTCTCGGTGACGGCGGACAAGAGTCGCAACATCGCGCACGCGCGAGCGGCCATCGAGAAGGCAGCCTCCGACGGCGCCAAGCTCGTGGTTCTCCCC GAGATATGGAATGGCCCTTACTCAAATGACAGCTTTCCAGAGTACGCCGAGGACATTGAAGCTGGCGGAGATGCAGCCCCTTCATTTTCAATGCTGTCAGAGGTTGCTCGCAGTTTACAAATCACTCTTGTTGGTGGGTCCATAGCTGAACGTTCTGGCAACAACTTATACAATACATGCTGTGTCTTTGGTTCAGATGGCCAGCTGAAGGGTAAACATAGAAAG ATCCATCTTTTCGACATTGACATTCCAGGAAAGATCACTTTCAAGGAATCAAAGACTCTTACTGCTGGGCAGAGCCCTACTGTTGTAGACACAG ATGTTGGGCGCATTGGTATTGGTATATGCTATGACATCCGTTTCCAGGAACTAGCAATGTTATATGCTGCAAGAG GTGCTCATTTGTTGTGCTATCCTGGTGCATTCAACATGACTACTGGACCACTGCATTGGGAGTTGCTGCAAAGGGCGAG CATATCTAAAAGTAGTTCAAAACAAGTCAGAACCTTGATCAGAACTCATAATTCTTGGAG GGCTGCAGACAATCAG CTGTTTGTTGCAACATGCGCTCCAGCTCGAGATACCAGTGCAGGCTATGTTGCTTGGGGACACTCCACTCTTGTTGGACCT TTCGGAGAGGTGATTGCTACAACGGAGCATGAGGAGGCGACCATAATAGCAGATATTGACTACTCACTGATTGAGCAGAGGAG GCAATTTCTTCCTGTGCAACACCAGCGGCGTGGCGATCTCTATCAGCTGGTAGATGTCCAGAGACTGGGTTCTCAGTAG